Within the Bacillus sp. FSL K6-3431 genome, the region CCATACATGTTGAAATTACTTACTTTGCATCTATTTAATTTTACCATTTCGACTCATTATAGTGAAATATTTTGCATAAAGCTTAAATTAAATGTAAGGCCGATTCACTTTTCCATCTAAATATCTGCATACTCTTGGACGATTTCTAAAAATGCTTTTACTTGCGGAAGTTCAAATGCTGAATCATATCCTAACATCCAAGTATCACGGCTAATTGGTTGGTCACGTTCATCCATTAATGGAATCTTAAATACATCTTTTTCAGCACCATTAATAGTAATCGCTGGTAATATTGCATAACCGATTCCGTTATATGCCATCTGCTTGCATGTTTCAATTTGATCGACGACAATTGTTCGCTTCGGTACTGTTTGAAATTGTCTATGCCACCAATTTTGAATCTCCTGATAATAATTAGAATCGCTTTTAAACTGAATAAAGGGACGATCTGTTTCCAGTACTTCCTCCATATTCCTAATTTCACGATCTACTAGATACAAACTATCTTCAAATAAATGAAATTTTGATCCCTTCCACTCCGTAGCACCTCTTATTATGCCAATATGTACTTGTCCTTCGTAGAGACTTTTCAAAATTTCACTACTCCAGCCCGTAATAAGAGAAATTTTGGCATGCGGATACGTATGAACGAATTGTTTCAATACTTTGGGTAGCCAGTTTTGCCCTACAATAGATG harbors:
- a CDS encoding LysR family transcriptional regulator codes for the protein MSLSDFKLLVALAEESNMRKAAERLFVSQPALSQRLQNIEKQWEQKLFIRTQKGLLLTPAGEMIISFANEMLSKQERVHEQIQKLGPQIHGTLKIACASIVGQNWLPKVLKQFVHTYPHAKISLITGWSSEILKSLYEGQVHIGIIRGATEWKGSKFHLFEDSLYLVDREIRNMEEVLETDRPFIQFKSDSNYYQEIQNWWHRQFQTVPKRTIVVDQIETCKQMAYNGIGYAILPAITINGAEKDVFKIPLMDERDQPISRDTWMLGYDSAFELPQVKAFLEIVQEYADI